TTCCTCGCGGCAAAGTGGGCCGGTATCCCTGGCATTACCCGAACCACATCGGACCGGATGGCCGATGGCTTGGGAGGGTGGACTTCCAAAGAGATAGACCTGAAAGACGCCCGGGAATGCGATCTGCCCTTCTGGACCTTCCGCCCGGCAAGGAAAAACGGGCACGTGGGAGCCTTCCTCAATGACAACCGAGGCCGGCGAGCAGTCACTCACGCGGGAATGTCAAAGGGCGTTGTGCTGGAACCTCTGAATGGAAAACTGCTGGAGAACCTGTCAAAGGTTCGCAGACTGACTATAGGAGATTGAAAACGTTCACCGGGAGAAGCGAAGGCGCTTGAAATAACGATGGGGGAGGCTTGGAGGGGCGGCTGCAGAGCAGCCGTAGTGTCGCCGAAAGTCTGGAACACCTCGTGGCCTAACGAAGAAGCCGGTGGTGAGACTGGCAAAAATCCTCATG
The sequence above is a segment of the Desulfomonile tiedjei genome. Coding sequences within it:
- a CDS encoding C40 family peptidase, whose amino-acid sequence is MIRKLVAISWLLLCWLSALSFAGPDAWGLADPYKRSLKGQLQFIIAKHPKYTWGGSSDLEQGLDCSGYLFLAAKWAGIPGITRTTSDRMADGLGGWTSKEIDLKDARECDLPFWTFRPARKNGHVGAFLNDNRGRRAVTHAGMSKGVVLEPLNGKLLENLSKVRRLTIGD